GTGCCGAGATTTGCGAACGCTTGGCCAGCGCCGGACACGGCGACTACGTCAAACGCACGACTGGCCTAAAGCTCGACCCTTATTTCTCTGCCTCGAAGTGGAATTGGGCTATCGAGAATCTACCCCGCATCGCCGAACAATTGCAGGACGGTTCGGCAGTGGTTGGCACCGTCGACACCTACCTTATTCATCGGTTGACCCAGGGAGACGTCTTCGCAACCGACGTGACAAACGCGTCTCGCACGCTGCTGTTCGACATCCACAAAATGCAATGGGATCCCAACCTGTGCGAGCTGTTCTGCGTGCCGATGCGGGCTTTGCCAAAGGTACTCGATTCCTCAGCGGAATTTGGGCAGACAGACGCAGCCGGTGCTTGGCCCAGTAGAATCCCCATCCGCGGGGTCATGGGAGACTCCCAGGCGTCGCTTTTCGCACTAGGGTGCCACCAGGTCGGCGACGCCAAAGTGACGTTCGGCACAGGCTCGAGCCTGCTGTTGAACACTGGCAGCGAATGCCGAGCCGAGACCCAGGGAACAGTGATTACTCTGGCATGGTCGCATAAGGGGCAGCCGACCTACTGCCTCGAAGGAATTGTGAACTACTCGGCCGCGACGCTGGAGTGGCTTAAGAACCAACTGCGGCTTATCGAGACGGTGGGCGAGTCGGCTGAGCTGGCTAAATCCGTCCCCGACAACGGCGGCGTCTACCTAGTGCCGGCGTTTGCCGGGTTGAGCGCACCATACTGGAAGCCGGACGCCCGCGCCGCTCTGGTGGGCATGTCGGCCCATACCACCAAAGCTCACGTCGTGCGGGCCGCATTAGAAGCGATTGCCTATCAGATTCGTGACGCACTGGACATGATGCGCCAGGAAGCTGGCGTCGCGCCGAAGCTGATCCGGGCCGATGGCGGAGGTGTAAGCAACGAATTCCTGATGCAGTTCACTGCGGACATACTGCAGGTGCCATTGCAGACCTGCGAGGTCAACGAGTCCTCTCCCCTGGGAGCTGCGTTATGCGGCGCACTGGGAGGCGGCGTGCTAGCCGACATTGACGCCGTGAGCGCGTGCGTTAAACCATCCACCACCTTTCAGCCACAGATGGAACCTGCCACGTCCGACGCGCTCTACAAGGGCTGGAAGGACGCGGTGCGCCGAGCACTGTGATTCGAACTGGACAAAATAAGATGCAAACGAATAGGCAGAGTTACGGGGCGTTCATCGCGTTGATCGTCGTCGCAGTCCTGGGCTGCGGTACGCCCAAGGAAAAACCCGCGGAGCCGGCCGCGCAACCGTCCTCGACCGCTGGCACTAGGGCTAAGAAGATCGCGGTCATTGTCTCAACCCAGAACAATCCGTGGTTCGTTGTCCTCGGCAACACGGCCAGCGAGCGCGCGAAGGAGTTGGGCTACGAGACCACCGTCTTGGACTCGCAGAACGATACGGCCAAGGAAGCCGACCACATCGACAACGTCATCGCCGCTGATTATGCCGCGATTCTGTTGAATCCCACGGACGCCAAGGGATCGATCGCCGCCGTTCGACGGGCCACGGAGGCTGGCATTCCCGTATTTTGCATCGACCGCGAGATCGACGCCACCGACGCGGCCACCGCCCAGTTGATCTCGGATAATTACAGTGGCTGCACCGAGCTCGGCAGGTATTTTGTCGAGCAGGTTGGCGATACCGGCAAATACGTCGAACTGTTAGGGCAGGTGGGCGACAATAACACCTGGAATCGATCCAAGGGATTCCACAGCGTTGTAGACCGCTACGACGGATTGGTAATGGTCGCTCAGCAGACCGCCGAGTTCGATCGCACCAAGGCCCTAGAGGTCATGGAGACTATCCTCCAGTCGGAAGATGAAATCGACGCGGTCTTCTGTGGCAACGATGCGATGGCCATGGGCGCCTACCAGGCGCTGCTGTCCGCCGGCAAGGCCGAAGAGGTGAAAGTCTTCGGCTACGACGGTTCAGAGGACGTGGTCAAGTCGATCCGCGACGGCAAGATCACGGCCACGGTTATGCAATATCCCAAGCTCATTGCTCGGACGGCGGCGGAATTCGCAATCGAGTATTTAGCCAACGGGAAGCGTGACTTTGAACAAAAAATCCCAGTAAACGTCGACTTGGTAACTCAAGAGAATATTTCCGATTTCACTGGCTACGGGAAGAAAAACTAGTGGTGTCACGCAGGCGACTAATAGGATTCATTGTTGCGCTGGTGGTGGGCTGCGTCGGATGCTGGTACTTTCCGCTGTTTCACGTACAACACATCGGCGTAATGGCCAAGATCGACAAAGCCGCCAAGGTCTCGTCAGGCGAGTCAGGGCCGCTCGACGCCGCGGACTACGTGGACGCGATTTGGAACAGTCCCCTCCGCAGCGGGGGCGCGGGCGCCGAGATCATCGGGCTGTGGGAAGGCTACCAATCCAACGCGGCGGCGGCACAAAAGGAGTTTGGCCGACAGGTAGGGATCGGCGGCCCCTGGTATTTTTGCGTACGCGGTCAGGGTACCGTTGAGTCCGTCGAAGGCGACCGGGTGTTGGTTCGCGTCAGAGACAGCCCGCGGCGAGCGTGTCTCGAATTGGGGACTCTCGTCGGTAGCACGGTTCGCGACGCCGTGGGTGCGAAGGCGAGTGACTTCACCAACTCCCAGGACTTCAACGCGATTGCGGCGGCATTGAATCGGCGCGTTGAAGAAGAGGTTATCGCACCAAATCGCGAAGCCCTGCAGCCGGGCGTCACGCTCGACTTCGTAGGCTGTGCCAAGATCAGTCGCAAATCGGATCTGGACCCGTTGTGCCTCATTCCAATTCGTCTGAGAATTCGCGATAGCGGGGGGACCAGCGTCAATGCGCCGGACGCTGTGGATGGGCTGGCGCCACTATGACGCACGAACACGCAGAATCCCCTATCGTGCTGGCAGGGGAGGCCATCACCAAGAAGTATCCCGGCGTACTCGCGCTGGACCAAGTCGACTTCGCGGTACGAAGAGGCGAGGTCCATGGCCTGATCGGCGAGAACGGTGCCGGCAAGTCCACGCTGATGCAGATCCTCGCGGGAGCTCAGAGTCCGGACGGCGGGGTCATCCGGATCAACGGGAAGCCGATTTCCTTCGCAAACCCTCGGAAGGCACTAGACCACGGCATCGCCCTGGTCTATCAAGAGTTGAATCTAGTACCCCATATGACCGTTGCCGAGAACATCTTTCTCGGGCGAGAGCTCGTCTCGCACAGCGGCTTCGTGCGGTCGGCGGATCAAATCCGCCAATGCAAAGAGTTGCTGGCCGCTCTAGACGAGACGATCGATCCCTGTATTGAGGTGGGACGTCTTCGCGTTGGCCAGCAGCAGGTCGTGGAGATCGCCAAAGCGATCATCTCCGACGCTCGCGTGATCTTCATGGACGAGCCAACTTCAGCGCTCAGCGATCACGAGGCCGAGACCCTGTTCAAGATGATTCGGTCGCTCCGCCAGTCAGGCGTTTCGATCGTTTACGTATCCCACAAGCTCAACGAACTGCTCGACATCTGCGAGCGGATCACCGTCCTGCGAGACGGCAAGTACGTCGACACGCTAGACGCCGCGACCGCGGACCGCGACACCATCGTGCGGCTGATGGTGGGCCGCCAGTTGGACGCGCAGTACGTCCACTCGCCCATTGCCGCCGACGCCGGCGTATATCTGAAGGTGGAATCACTTACATTGCTCGACGGCAAGGCCCGACGGCGCGTTGTGGACGACGTGTCGTTCTCGGTCCGCATCGGCGAGGTCTTTGGCGTCTTCGGCTTGATGGGCGCGGGCCGAACCGAAATGCTGGAGGCGCTGTTCGGGCTGCATCCCGCCCGCACATCTGGAACGCTTACGATCGATGGCGTCCGTTGCGCGATCAAGTCGCCGGCACACGCAATCCGCAACGGGCTTGGACTCGTGCCCGAAGATCGCAAGCATCAAGGTCTGGTGCTAGGGATGAGTGTCGAGCATAACATCAGCCTGTCGGTCTTGCCGACAATGGAAACGACTCTGCTACTCCGCAAAGGCCGCGAGAGCAACCTCGCTCAAGGGTTTGTCAGTCGGTTTTCGATTCGCACTCCAACCATCGCGCAGCGTGTCGGTTCCCTGAGCGGCGGCAATCAACAGAAGGTCGTTCTATCGAAGGTGCTGTCGACTCGCCCCCAAGTGCTTATGCTCGACGAGCCGACCCGCGGCATCGACGTCAACGCCAAGCGTGAGATTTACGCCCTGATAGATCAAGCCAAACGTGGGGGGATGGCGGTCTTAGTCGTTTCCTCGGAGTTGCCAGAATTGCTCGGCATTGCAGATCGCATCATGGTGCTGTGCGAAGGGCGAAAGACAGGTCAGTTCGACCGTGACGAAGCGAATGAAGTGGATCTGCTGCGCGCGGCGGTGCCTTGCGAGGCCCAAACCGCTGCGTTGCTGTGATGGGCCCTAGTCGGCCGACGGCCTTTAGATTCGTAAACCTTTAAAATTGTTGTAACATGCTGGAAACGGCAAGTACCTGCACTGCCGACCATGAATATGCGCGAAGAATCGAAATTATGGTCCATTGCCAGCCGCTTTCAATCGCTGCTCGTCTTGGTCTTAATGATTGTGGCTATGAGCCTCTTGTCCGACCGGTTCCTAACCGCCGCAAACGGATGGAACATCATGCGGCAGATTTCGGTGAACGTCTGCCTATCGATCGGTATGACGTTAGTGATACTGTCCGGCGGCATCGATCTCTCAGTGGGGTCAATCCTTGGCTTGTCCGGCGCGATCACCGCGGGGCTGATCAAGTACCCAGTTCCTTTCCAGGCGTTGGGCGTCGAACTTCAGTTCACAACCTTCGGCGCCGTCGTGGCCGGGATGGTCGTTGGGTTGGCGCTCGGCTGCTTCAATGGCCAGATGATCACGCGGCTCAAGATCCCGCCCTTCGTAGCAACGCTGGGCATGCTTAGTATTGCCCGTGGGCTGACCATGCTGTGGACCAAAGGCTTCCCCATTACAAGCCTGGGCAATGGCCTGTCACGCATCGGCACAGGGTACGTGATGGGAGTGCCGACCCCCGTGTGGATCGTCGGGATTCTTGTAGCGGCGTTCGCGATTATCACGAAGAAAACTCGCCTGGGTCGCTATATCTACGCTGTCGGCGGGAATGAAAAAACCGCACAACTCTCGGGCCTAAACGTCAATCGTATTAAAGTTATTGTCTACACGCTAGCGGGAATCCTCTCCGCGATTGCAGGCCTGATCGTGACGTCGCGTTTGGACTCGGCCCAACCCAAGGCCGGCGAAGGATACGAGCTGGACAGTATCGCCGCGGTTGTCATCGGCGGCACGTCTCTCTCCGGCGGGCGAGGCACCATCATCGGCACCGTGATTGGCTGTCTAATCATTGGCGTACTTAATAGCGGGCTGGTCCTGTTGGGCGTGTCCCCCTTCTGGCAGCAAGTTGTCAAAGGCGGAGTAATCCTGCTCGCGGTCGCAATTGATCGGTTGCGTGATACAAGTGACTGAGGCGAATGTTGCAGAACGTGCTTGATGGGCCCATCGAGGTGAAGAGCTTGCTCCCCAAGTCGCTACCAGGCCACTATCGCGGGTCAAGACACGAACCAACGTGGCGCCATTATCTCCGTAACCCCTCACCCACCTGAAGCGACGGCGGCTGGGATTTCTGGCAATCGTCCGATCGCGGCGTAGTTCTTGACGGCTTCGGTGAGGGCGTGGAGCGGGTTGCTTCCGCGTCGCTTGAGGGTCCGCAGGACGGTCATGAGGACGGCCTGGGTGTGGGCACCGGAGGGGCTGGCGTTCTGGTAGGAGTTCTTGCGTATCTGCACGGCGGGCCGGACCTCGCGTTCGGCGTGGTTGTTGGTGGGGTCGACGTCGTCGTGCCAGAGGAAGGTGAACAGCTCGCCGGCGTGCTTGCCGATCCGCTTGGCGAGCCGCCGGGCGTCGGGCGACTCCCAGTCTTCCTGGGCCAGACGCAGCGCGCGGCCCTCCAGCCGGAAGATGCGGTCCTCGTACGCGGGCTCGTCGAGCGCGTCCCGCTCGACACGCAGCGTGCAGGCGTCCTTGAACAGCCGCCGCACGCGGCGGCCGAAGCGCTGCCAGTCGTCCTTGGTCGGCGCCTTCGGCGCGTCGAGCTCGCGCAGCAGGTGCGCCCAGCACTTCTGCTTGTCGCCCGCGTCGACCGCGTGGTAGGCCGAGAAGAAGTCGGTGATCAGCGTGCCGGTGAACTCCTCGGTAAAGAACTTCTGCAGCGCCGGCGAGCCGCGGGACTTGTCGATCTGGTAGAAGGTCAACTGGTTGTTCGTGAAGCACCACAGCCAGTGCGTCTGGCCGTTGACCCGCCAGCCGGTCTCGTCCGCGTGCAGCACGGCCGACAGCAGGGCTTCCTGCTGGAGTTGCTCGTACCACCCGAGCAGTAGTGACGCGAGCCGCTTCCACATCTCGCACAGGCCGCCCTCGGAGAGCCTGGTAGTGTCCGTCAAGATGCGCACATAGTTTTTGGCGTTCCCCTGGCTTGGTAGTGGGGGAGCGTCCCGCAACACCCCCACAGGTGT
This genomic interval from Posidoniimonas corsicana contains the following:
- a CDS encoding FGGY-family carbohydrate kinase, encoding MLLSIDQSTSATKAIIFSQRGELLAKASRAHEQIYPQPGWVEHNANEIWVNTLRVIAELAKEQPHLVGEVQFLSISDQRETAVVFDRLTGQPLLNAIVWQCRRGAEICERLASAGHGDYVKRTTGLKLDPYFSASKWNWAIENLPRIAEQLQDGSAVVGTVDTYLIHRLTQGDVFATDVTNASRTLLFDIHKMQWDPNLCELFCVPMRALPKVLDSSAEFGQTDAAGAWPSRIPIRGVMGDSQASLFALGCHQVGDAKVTFGTGSSLLLNTGSECRAETQGTVITLAWSHKGQPTYCLEGIVNYSAATLEWLKNQLRLIETVGESAELAKSVPDNGGVYLVPAFAGLSAPYWKPDARAALVGMSAHTTKAHVVRAALEAIAYQIRDALDMMRQEAGVAPKLIRADGGGVSNEFLMQFTADILQVPLQTCEVNESSPLGAALCGALGGGVLADIDAVSACVKPSTTFQPQMEPATSDALYKGWKDAVRRAL
- a CDS encoding D-ribose ABC transporter substrate-binding protein, whose translation is MQTNRQSYGAFIALIVVAVLGCGTPKEKPAEPAAQPSSTAGTRAKKIAVIVSTQNNPWFVVLGNTASERAKELGYETTVLDSQNDTAKEADHIDNVIAADYAAILLNPTDAKGSIAAVRRATEAGIPVFCIDREIDATDAATAQLISDNYSGCTELGRYFVEQVGDTGKYVELLGQVGDNNTWNRSKGFHSVVDRYDGLVMVAQQTAEFDRTKALEVMETILQSEDEIDAVFCGNDAMAMGAYQALLSAGKAEEVKVFGYDGSEDVVKSIRDGKITATVMQYPKLIARTAAEFAIEYLANGKRDFEQKIPVNVDLVTQENISDFTGYGKKN
- a CDS encoding DUF2291 family protein, which encodes MAKIDKAAKVSSGESGPLDAADYVDAIWNSPLRSGGAGAEIIGLWEGYQSNAAAAQKEFGRQVGIGGPWYFCVRGQGTVESVEGDRVLVRVRDSPRRACLELGTLVGSTVRDAVGAKASDFTNSQDFNAIAAALNRRVEEEVIAPNREALQPGVTLDFVGCAKISRKSDLDPLCLIPIRLRIRDSGGTSVNAPDAVDGLAPL
- a CDS encoding sugar ABC transporter ATP-binding protein, which codes for MTHEHAESPIVLAGEAITKKYPGVLALDQVDFAVRRGEVHGLIGENGAGKSTLMQILAGAQSPDGGVIRINGKPISFANPRKALDHGIALVYQELNLVPHMTVAENIFLGRELVSHSGFVRSADQIRQCKELLAALDETIDPCIEVGRLRVGQQQVVEIAKAIISDARVIFMDEPTSALSDHEAETLFKMIRSLRQSGVSIVYVSHKLNELLDICERITVLRDGKYVDTLDAATADRDTIVRLMVGRQLDAQYVHSPIAADAGVYLKVESLTLLDGKARRRVVDDVSFSVRIGEVFGVFGLMGAGRTEMLEALFGLHPARTSGTLTIDGVRCAIKSPAHAIRNGLGLVPEDRKHQGLVLGMSVEHNISLSVLPTMETTLLLRKGRESNLAQGFVSRFSIRTPTIAQRVGSLSGGNQQKVVLSKVLSTRPQVLMLDEPTRGIDVNAKREIYALIDQAKRGGMAVLVVSSELPELLGIADRIMVLCEGRKTGQFDRDEANEVDLLRAAVPCEAQTAALL
- a CDS encoding ABC transporter permease, giving the protein MNMREESKLWSIASRFQSLLVLVLMIVAMSLLSDRFLTAANGWNIMRQISVNVCLSIGMTLVILSGGIDLSVGSILGLSGAITAGLIKYPVPFQALGVELQFTTFGAVVAGMVVGLALGCFNGQMITRLKIPPFVATLGMLSIARGLTMLWTKGFPITSLGNGLSRIGTGYVMGVPTPVWIVGILVAAFAIITKKTRLGRYIYAVGGNEKTAQLSGLNVNRIKVIVYTLAGILSAIAGLIVTSRLDSAQPKAGEGYELDSIAAVVIGGTSLSGGRGTIIGTVIGCLIIGVLNSGLVLLGVSPFWQQVVKGGVILLAVAIDRLRDTSD
- the tnpC gene encoding IS66 family transposase; its protein translation is MTDTTRLSEGGLCEMWKRLASLLLGWYEQLQQEALLSAVLHADETGWRVNGQTHWLWCFTNNQLTFYQIDKSRGSPALQKFFTEEFTGTLITDFFSAYHAVDAGDKQKCWAHLLRELDAPKAPTKDDWQRFGRRVRRLFKDACTLRVERDALDEPAYEDRIFRLEGRALRLAQEDWESPDARRLAKRIGKHAGELFTFLWHDDVDPTNNHAEREVRPAVQIRKNSYQNASPSGAHTQAVLMTVLRTLKRRGSNPLHALTEAVKNYAAIGRLPEIPAAVASGG